One window of Leifsonia sp. AK011 genomic DNA carries:
- a CDS encoding LPXTG cell wall anchor domain-containing protein, producing MKSVVKAATAVGIAGIMAVAAAAPAQADPWDGGDVTFGLGEWDYENSDVAMDDVYLITGPDSSEYTDIWDGMGYTYIDSEDANLDFAGVACEPEDSVDVTVEEATGDLLYTCTAEGTGFAEAGLVVTSEIRVYSTSDLVRVATTITNVSGADIVIDGVGFYTDFGSSGEIWGYQGQDDAILPVPAAEDSTSTDALIAAGSQWAVHYNEYDAPGGVAWGAAGAEAPASLESISGDEYSALVSSFTIPAGESRAVAYFALWNPALLIELGYTNETDSGQVEAADALVPAMAEFDTFAGRLTVGLEGVSVVNWGPVAPAPAPVPVPEPEAPKLAATGSESSAGTVGVAGLLVLLGAAALAVSLRRRNATR from the coding sequence ATGAAGTCCGTCGTCAAGGCCGCCACGGCCGTAGGTATTGCAGGAATCATGGCCGTCGCAGCAGCTGCTCCGGCCCAGGCCGATCCGTGGGATGGCGGCGACGTCACTTTCGGTCTCGGCGAGTGGGACTACGAGAATTCTGACGTCGCGATGGACGATGTCTATCTCATCACCGGTCCCGACTCCTCGGAGTACACCGATATCTGGGATGGCATGGGCTACACCTACATCGACTCGGAGGACGCCAACCTCGACTTCGCCGGCGTCGCCTGTGAGCCCGAGGACAGCGTCGACGTAACCGTGGAGGAGGCCACTGGAGATCTCCTCTACACCTGTACGGCAGAGGGAACCGGCTTCGCCGAGGCCGGTCTCGTCGTTACCTCCGAGATCCGCGTGTACTCGACGAGCGACCTCGTTCGCGTGGCCACCACCATTACCAACGTGAGCGGTGCAGATATCGTGATCGACGGCGTTGGGTTCTACACCGACTTCGGAAGCTCCGGCGAGATCTGGGGCTACCAGGGCCAGGATGACGCGATCCTCCCCGTACCCGCGGCAGAGGACTCGACCAGCACCGACGCGCTGATCGCCGCTGGATCGCAGTGGGCTGTGCACTACAACGAGTACGACGCCCCCGGCGGTGTCGCTTGGGGCGCCGCTGGTGCAGAGGCCCCGGCATCCCTCGAGAGCATCAGTGGCGACGAGTACTCCGCACTGGTGAGCTCGTTCACGATTCCCGCCGGTGAGTCGCGCGCGGTCGCCTACTTCGCGCTGTGGAACCCCGCGCTGCTCATCGAGCTCGGCTACACCAACGAGACCGACAGCGGTCAGGTTGAGGCTGCCGACGCTCTCGTTCCCGCGATGGCCGAGTTCGACACCTTCGCTGGTCGCCTCACGGTCGGCCTCGAGGGAGTCTCGGTGGTCAACTGGGGCCCTGTGGCACCGGCACCCGCCCCGGTTCCGGTCCCCGAGCCTGAGGCACCAAAGCTCGCTGCCACGGGCTCAGAGAGCTCCGCCGGCACCGTCGGTGTCGCCGGCCTGCTCGTGTTGCTCGGTGCTGCTGCGCTCGCTGTCAGCCTCCGTCGCCGGAACGCGACGCGCTAG
- the ilvC gene encoding ketol-acid reductoisomerase yields MTELFYDKDADLSIIQGKKVAIVGYGSQGHAHAQNLRDSGVEVAIALKAGSPSAPKAEEQGFDVKSVADATEWADLIMILAPDQYQRTIFSESIKDKLTPGKTLAFAHGFNIRFGYIEAPEGVDVILVAPKAPGHTVRREFVAGRGIPDIIAVEKDASGSAWDTALSYAKAIGGTRAGVIKTTFTEETETDLFGEQAVLCGGTSQLVQYGFETLVEAGYQPEIAYFEVLHELKLIVDLMWEGGIAKQRWSVSDTAEYGDYVSGPRVIDPRVKENMKAVLGDIQSGAFAKRFIDDQDAGAPEFKQLRAKGEQHPIESTGRELRALFAWKQQDEDYVDGSAAR; encoded by the coding sequence ATGACCGAACTCTTCTACGACAAGGACGCCGACCTGTCCATCATCCAGGGCAAGAAGGTCGCCATCGTCGGCTACGGCTCGCAGGGTCACGCCCACGCGCAGAACCTCCGCGACTCCGGTGTCGAGGTCGCCATCGCGCTCAAGGCCGGCTCGCCGTCCGCCCCCAAGGCCGAGGAGCAGGGCTTCGATGTCAAGTCCGTTGCCGACGCGACCGAGTGGGCCGACCTCATCATGATCCTCGCGCCGGACCAGTACCAGCGCACGATCTTCAGCGAGTCCATCAAGGACAAACTGACCCCCGGCAAGACGCTCGCCTTCGCCCACGGTTTCAACATCCGCTTCGGTTACATCGAGGCGCCCGAGGGTGTCGACGTGATCCTCGTCGCGCCGAAGGCGCCGGGTCACACGGTGCGTCGCGAGTTCGTCGCCGGCCGTGGCATCCCGGACATCATCGCCGTCGAGAAGGATGCCTCTGGCTCCGCTTGGGACACCGCGCTCTCGTACGCGAAGGCCATCGGTGGCACCCGTGCCGGCGTCATCAAGACGACCTTCACCGAGGAGACCGAGACCGACCTGTTCGGTGAGCAGGCAGTGCTCTGCGGTGGAACCTCGCAGCTCGTGCAGTACGGCTTCGAGACCCTCGTCGAGGCTGGCTACCAGCCCGAGATCGCCTACTTCGAGGTGCTCCACGAGCTCAAGCTCATCGTCGACCTCATGTGGGAGGGTGGCATCGCCAAGCAGCGTTGGAGTGTCTCCGACACCGCTGAGTACGGCGACTACGTCTCCGGCCCGCGCGTGATCGACCCCCGCGTCAAGGAGAACATGAAGGCTGTGCTCGGCGACATCCAGTCGGGTGCCTTCGCCAAGCGCTTCATCGACGACCAGGATGCCGGTGCCCCCGAGTTCAAGCAGCTGCGTGCCAAGGGCGAGCAGCACCCGATCGAGTCGACCGGTCGCGAGCTGCGTGCGCTCTTCGCCTGGAAGCAGCAGGACGAGGACTACGTCGACGGCAGCGCTGCGCGCTGA
- the ilvN gene encoding acetolactate synthase small subunit: MSHVLSLLVEDKPGLLTRVAGLFARRGFNIESLAVGKSEIEGLSRITVVVDVEQLPLEQVTKQLNKLVNVIKIVELDPASAVQREHLLIKVKVDNATRSQILEAVNLFRARVVDVATDALVIEATGDSGKIQALLRILEPYGIKEIAQSGLLAIGRGSKSITERVFKS; encoded by the coding sequence ATGTCGCACGTACTCTCACTCCTCGTCGAGGACAAGCCGGGTCTGCTCACGCGCGTCGCTGGCCTGTTCGCCCGCCGAGGATTCAACATCGAGTCGCTCGCCGTGGGCAAGAGCGAGATCGAGGGCCTCTCCCGCATCACCGTCGTGGTGGATGTCGAGCAGCTGCCCCTGGAGCAGGTCACGAAGCAGCTCAACAAGCTCGTCAACGTGATCAAGATCGTCGAGCTCGACCCGGCCTCGGCCGTTCAGCGCGAGCACCTGCTGATCAAGGTCAAGGTGGACAACGCGACCCGCTCGCAGATCCTCGAGGCCGTGAACCTCTTCCGCGCCCGCGTCGTGGATGTCGCGACCGACGCCCTCGTGATCGAGGCCACCGGCGACTCCGGCAAGATCCAGGCGCTGCTGCGCATCCTCGAGCCCTACGGCATCAAGGAGATCGCGCAGTCGGGTCTGCTGGCCATCGGCCGCGGGTCGAAGTCGATCACCGAGCGCGTTTTCAAAAGCTAG
- a CDS encoding acetolactate synthase large subunit, whose product MSTDQAPRPKSTTPEILTGSGAILKSLEHLGITDVFGLPGGAIMPFYDELMASTAIRHILVRHEQGAGHAAEGYASSTGKVGVAIATSGPGATNLVTAIADAYMDSVPLLAITGQVFSTSMGTDAFQEVDIVGITMPITKHSFLVTRPEDVPATLAAAYHIATTGRPGPVLVDVTKDAQQKSAPFIWPPKVDLPGYRPVIKAHGKQVQAAAQMLVEAEKPVFYVGGGVIRAGASKELFELATAVGAPIVTTLMARGAFPDSNPLHLGMPGMHGSVPAVLSLQESDLIISLGARFDDRVTGKPSEFAPHAKIVHVDIDPAEIGKIRAADVPIVGDAKDVIVDLTAAFAEASKATKPDYAAWWKRLDTLRTQYPLGYTMPDDGLLSPQQIIQRIGELSGPEAIYASGVGQHQMWAAQFIKYERPNAWLNSGGAGTMGYGVPAAMGAKVANPDRVVWAIDGDGCFQMTNQELATCTINNIPIKVAIINNSSLGMVRQWQTLFYDGRHSFTDLNTGHDTVMIPDFVKLGEAYGALAIRVTKPEEVDAAIKLALETNDRPVIIDFIVSRDAMVWPMVPQGVGNSSVQYARDHAPEWEEE is encoded by the coding sequence ATGTCTACCGACCAGGCCCCTCGGCCTAAGTCGACCACGCCCGAGATCCTCACCGGATCGGGCGCGATCCTGAAATCACTCGAGCACCTGGGCATCACCGATGTCTTCGGGCTCCCGGGCGGCGCGATCATGCCGTTCTACGACGAGCTCATGGCCTCGACCGCCATCCGGCACATCCTCGTGCGTCACGAGCAGGGCGCGGGCCACGCGGCAGAGGGCTACGCCTCCTCGACCGGCAAGGTCGGTGTCGCGATCGCGACGAGCGGCCCCGGTGCGACGAACCTCGTCACCGCGATCGCCGATGCCTACATGGACTCGGTGCCGCTCCTCGCCATCACCGGCCAGGTCTTCTCGACCTCCATGGGAACCGATGCGTTCCAGGAGGTCGACATCGTCGGCATCACGATGCCGATCACGAAGCACTCCTTCCTCGTGACCCGCCCAGAGGACGTGCCTGCCACGCTCGCGGCGGCGTACCACATCGCCACCACGGGTCGCCCCGGCCCGGTGCTCGTGGATGTCACGAAGGACGCGCAGCAGAAGAGTGCACCGTTCATCTGGCCGCCCAAGGTGGACCTCCCGGGTTATCGTCCGGTGATCAAGGCGCACGGCAAGCAGGTCCAGGCCGCCGCCCAGATGCTCGTCGAGGCCGAGAAGCCGGTGTTCTACGTCGGAGGCGGTGTCATCCGTGCCGGTGCGTCGAAGGAGCTCTTCGAGCTTGCGACGGCCGTCGGCGCGCCCATCGTCACGACACTCATGGCTCGCGGTGCGTTCCCCGATTCCAACCCGCTGCACCTGGGTATGCCCGGCATGCACGGATCGGTTCCCGCGGTCCTCTCCCTTCAGGAGTCGGACCTCATCATCTCGCTCGGCGCCCGGTTCGACGACCGCGTCACGGGCAAGCCCAGCGAGTTCGCCCCGCACGCCAAGATCGTCCACGTCGACATCGACCCGGCCGAGATCGGCAAGATCCGCGCGGCGGACGTGCCGATCGTGGGGGATGCGAAAGACGTGATCGTGGACCTGACCGCCGCATTCGCCGAGGCATCCAAGGCGACCAAGCCCGACTATGCGGCGTGGTGGAAGCGGCTCGACACCCTGCGTACGCAGTATCCGCTGGGCTACACGATGCCGGATGACGGCCTGCTCTCGCCGCAGCAGATCATCCAGCGCATCGGCGAGCTGAGCGGACCGGAGGCGATCTACGCCTCGGGCGTCGGCCAGCACCAGATGTGGGCAGCGCAGTTCATCAAGTACGAGCGCCCCAACGCGTGGTTGAACTCGGGTGGAGCAGGCACGATGGGCTACGGCGTTCCCGCCGCCATGGGTGCCAAGGTCGCGAACCCGGACCGCGTGGTGTGGGCGATCGACGGCGACGGCTGCTTCCAGATGACCAACCAGGAGTTGGCCACCTGCACGATCAACAACATCCCGATCAAGGTCGCGATCATCAACAACTCGTCGCTCGGCATGGTGCGCCAGTGGCAGACCCTGTTCTACGACGGTCGCCACTCGTTCACCGACCTCAACACGGGCCACGACACCGTCATGATCCCCGACTTCGTGAAGCTCGGTGAGGCCTACGGTGCGCTCGCGATCCGCGTCACGAAGCCTGAAGAGGTGGATGCCGCGATCAAGCTGGCCCTCGAAACCAACGATCGCCCCGTCATCATCGACTTCATCGTCAGCCGGGACGCGATGGTGTGGCCGATGGTTCCGCAGGGCGTCGGCAACTCGAGCGTGCAGTACGCCCGGGATCACGCTCCCGAGTGGGAAGAGGAGTAG
- the ilvD gene encoding dihydroxy-acid dehydratase has product MPETHDMKPRSRTVTDGIEATTSRGMLRAVGMGDADWDKPQIGIASSWNEITPCNLSLDRLAQAAKEGVHGGGGYPLQFGTVSVSDGISMGHEGMHFSLVSREVIADSVEVVMQAERLDGSVLLAGCDKSIPGMLMAAARLDLASVFLYAGSIAPGWVKLSDGTEKDITIIDSFEAVGAVKAGKMSLEDAKRIECAFAPGEGACGGMYTANTMASVAEALGLSLPGSASPAAADRRRDYYAHRSGEAVVGMLERGQTVRDILTKEAFENAIAVGMALGGSTNIVLHLLAIAHEAEVELTLDDFNRIGAKVPHIGDLKPFGKYVMNDVDRHGGIPVLMKALLDAGLLHGDVLTVTGKTMAENLEELNLAPLDGEVLRTLDNPIHATGGLTILHGSLAPEGAVVKTAGFDAEVFEGTARVFERERAALDALTEGSIKAGEVVVIRYEGPKGGPGMREMLAITAAIKGAGLGKDVLLLTDGRFSGGTTGLCIGHIAPEAVDAGPIAFVRDGDLIRVDIAARSLDLLVDPAELEARRNGWAPLPPRYTRGVLAKYSKLVHSAAVGAVTG; this is encoded by the coding sequence ATGCCGGAAACGCATGACATGAAGCCGCGCTCACGCACGGTCACAGACGGAATCGAAGCCACCACCTCGCGCGGAATGCTCCGTGCCGTAGGCATGGGAGACGCCGACTGGGACAAGCCCCAGATCGGTATTGCGAGCTCGTGGAACGAGATCACCCCCTGCAACCTCTCGCTCGACCGCCTCGCCCAGGCGGCGAAGGAGGGTGTGCACGGCGGGGGAGGGTACCCGCTCCAGTTCGGCACCGTCTCCGTCTCCGACGGTATCTCGATGGGCCACGAGGGGATGCACTTCTCGCTCGTCTCCCGTGAGGTGATCGCCGACTCCGTCGAGGTCGTTATGCAGGCCGAGCGTCTCGACGGCTCCGTGCTGCTGGCGGGCTGCGACAAGTCGATCCCCGGCATGCTGATGGCAGCTGCCCGCCTCGACCTCGCGAGCGTCTTCCTCTACGCCGGATCGATCGCCCCGGGCTGGGTCAAGCTCTCGGACGGCACCGAGAAGGACATCACGATCATCGACTCGTTCGAGGCCGTCGGTGCCGTCAAGGCAGGCAAGATGAGCCTCGAGGATGCCAAGCGCATCGAGTGCGCGTTCGCTCCGGGTGAGGGCGCCTGCGGTGGCATGTACACCGCCAACACCATGGCTTCCGTTGCCGAGGCCCTCGGCCTCTCGCTGCCCGGTTCCGCCAGCCCTGCTGCTGCGGACCGCCGCCGCGACTACTACGCGCACCGTTCCGGTGAGGCCGTCGTCGGCATGCTCGAGCGCGGCCAGACTGTTCGTGACATCCTCACCAAAGAGGCGTTCGAGAACGCCATCGCCGTCGGTATGGCACTCGGTGGTTCGACCAACATCGTGCTGCACCTCCTGGCCATCGCCCACGAGGCCGAGGTTGAGCTCACACTCGACGACTTCAACCGCATCGGCGCGAAGGTTCCCCACATCGGTGACCTCAAGCCGTTCGGCAAGTACGTCATGAACGACGTCGACCGTCACGGTGGCATCCCCGTGCTCATGAAGGCGTTGCTGGATGCCGGACTCCTGCACGGCGACGTGCTCACGGTCACCGGTAAGACCATGGCGGAGAACCTCGAGGAGTTGAACCTCGCGCCGCTCGACGGAGAGGTGCTCCGCACACTCGACAACCCCATCCACGCCACCGGTGGTCTCACGATCCTCCACGGTTCGCTCGCTCCCGAGGGAGCCGTCGTCAAGACGGCCGGCTTCGACGCCGAGGTCTTCGAGGGCACGGCCCGCGTCTTCGAGCGCGAGCGTGCCGCGCTGGACGCGCTGACCGAGGGAAGCATCAAGGCAGGCGAGGTCGTGGTGATCCGCTACGAGGGCCCGAAGGGTGGCCCTGGAATGCGCGAGATGCTCGCGATCACCGCCGCCATCAAGGGCGCAGGGCTCGGCAAAGATGTACTACTCTTGACGGACGGCAGATTCTCAGGCGGCACAACCGGCCTGTGCATCGGCCATATAGCTCCCGAAGCGGTGGACGCAGGTCCCATTGCCTTCGTGCGCGATGGTGATCTGATACGGGTCGATATCGCAGCTCGCTCGCTTGACCTACTGGTCGACCCAGCAGAGCTCGAAGCTCGCCGAAACGGCTGGGCTCCCCTTCCTCCGCGTTACACCCGTGGCGTCCTCGCGAAGTACTCCAAGCTGGTGCACTCCGCAGCAGTAGGCGCCGTCACGGGCTAG
- the mnhG gene encoding monovalent cation/H(+) antiporter subunit G: MMLDDWLDAISAGFLVLGGILSLAAGLGLVRFPDALSRLHAATKPQILGLIFILAAIALEDRNWSTLLVLAPILLFQALTAPISAHMVGRAVYRTGNFRGDILIADELDDAIERASKEVGA; encoded by the coding sequence ATGATGCTCGACGACTGGCTCGACGCGATCTCCGCCGGGTTCCTCGTGCTCGGTGGCATCCTCTCGCTCGCTGCGGGCCTCGGACTCGTACGGTTCCCGGATGCCCTCAGCCGCCTGCACGCGGCGACCAAGCCGCAGATCCTCGGCCTCATCTTCATCCTCGCGGCGATCGCGCTCGAGGACCGCAACTGGTCGACGCTCCTCGTGCTCGCCCCGATCCTGCTGTTCCAGGCGCTCACTGCCCCGATCTCGGCACATATGGTCGGGCGTGCGGTCTACCGAACCGGCAACTTCAGGGGTGACATCCTCATCGCCGACGAACTCGATGACGCGATCGAGCGGGCTTCGAAGGAAGTCGGCGCGTGA
- a CDS encoding monovalent cation/H+ antiporter complex subunit F encodes MIDTVLYWVMAALFTSGAFLALYRIVRGPTILDRMIASDVLLTTLILVVGAEMVVNGHTRNITLMVVLAAIAIFATVAVARYVSKQDRVPDAPLDPTRKDADS; translated from the coding sequence ATGATCGACACCGTTCTCTACTGGGTCATGGCGGCGCTCTTCACGTCGGGTGCCTTCCTGGCGCTGTACCGCATCGTTCGAGGGCCCACGATCCTCGATCGGATGATCGCCTCCGACGTTCTGCTCACGACGCTGATCCTCGTGGTGGGAGCCGAGATGGTCGTCAACGGCCACACCCGCAACATCACCCTGATGGTGGTGCTCGCGGCGATCGCGATCTTCGCGACCGTCGCCGTGGCCCGGTACGTCTCGAAACAGGACAGGGTTCCGGATGCGCCCCTCGACCCCACGAGAAAGGATGCCGACTCATGA
- a CDS encoding Na+/H+ antiporter subunit E: protein MSDQPTAKQLRSTFVQQIPLLVALVVLWMLLWGTISWISVLSGVIVAIAVTRFFYLPPVELSGRFNPFWLLVFLARFLWDVVRASFQVAWLSFRPRGVQSNAVIAVDLVTVSDFITTLTAITISLIPGSLVIEVDRDRSILYLHVMSVDDDESLNKVREKVLSVERALVRAVGSKDDVERTAR, encoded by the coding sequence GTGAGTGACCAGCCGACCGCCAAGCAGTTGCGGTCCACCTTCGTGCAGCAGATCCCGCTGCTCGTCGCACTCGTCGTGCTCTGGATGCTGCTCTGGGGAACGATCAGCTGGATCAGCGTGCTGAGCGGCGTCATCGTCGCGATCGCGGTGACGCGCTTCTTCTACCTGCCGCCGGTCGAGCTCTCCGGCCGCTTCAACCCGTTCTGGCTCCTGGTCTTCCTCGCGCGATTCCTGTGGGATGTCGTTCGCGCATCGTTCCAGGTCGCCTGGCTGTCCTTCCGCCCGAGGGGAGTGCAGAGCAACGCCGTCATTGCCGTCGACCTCGTGACGGTGTCGGACTTCATCACCACCCTGACCGCGATCACCATCTCGCTCATCCCGGGATCCCTCGTGATCGAGGTCGACCGCGACCGCTCGATCCTCTACCTGCACGTGATGTCGGTCGACGACGACGAGAGTCTCAACAAGGTGCGCGAGAAGGTGCTGTCCGTTGAGCGTGCCCTGGTTCGCGCCGTCGGGTCGAAGGATGACGTGGAGAGGACAGCGCGATGA
- a CDS encoding Na+/H+ antiporter subunit D, whose protein sequence is MNALVPLVVLIPLIGAATALALGKRPHAQRAVAIVALSSVVVIGSVMLFIADAEEALVMEVGGWSAPFGIVLIVDRLSALMVVVSAIVLLAVLVFSIGQGLADGDDETPVSIYYPTYLILGTGVFTAFIAGDLFNLYVGFEILLVASYVLITLGGTEARIRAGVTYIVVSLVSSMIFLASIAMIYGAVGTVNIAQISLRMNEIPPDVQVILHVMLLIGFGIKAAVFPLSFWLPDSYPTAPAPVTAVFAGLLTKVGVYAIIRTETIIFPGPELNPALLIVALLTMVIGVLGAVAQADIKRMLSFTLVSHIGYMILGVAIGNAIGTAAAIYYIVHHIIVQATLFLAAGLIERLGGTTSITKLGGLLKASPLIALLFFIPALNLGGIPPFSGFIGKLALFQASAELGTALAWTLVGAGALVSLLTLYALMRVWNLAFWRPAADVEGYESPMLDNVREAPGNTDVKKSRSIPKLMTGATAGMVLVSLALTVFAGPLYGISTRAGEDLEGPSQYVLLVFPDGYDEGEALSE, encoded by the coding sequence GTGAACGCGCTCGTGCCCCTCGTCGTGCTGATCCCCCTCATCGGGGCGGCGACGGCCCTCGCTCTCGGCAAGCGTCCCCACGCGCAGCGTGCTGTCGCGATCGTCGCCCTCAGCTCGGTCGTCGTCATCGGCAGTGTCATGCTCTTCATCGCCGACGCCGAGGAGGCACTCGTCATGGAGGTCGGCGGGTGGTCGGCACCCTTCGGCATCGTGCTGATCGTCGACAGACTCTCCGCGCTCATGGTCGTCGTCTCGGCGATCGTGCTCCTCGCCGTGCTCGTCTTCTCCATCGGCCAGGGTCTTGCCGACGGTGACGACGAGACGCCCGTCTCGATCTACTACCCGACCTACCTCATCCTCGGAACCGGCGTTTTCACGGCCTTCATCGCCGGGGATCTCTTCAACCTCTACGTGGGCTTCGAGATCCTTCTCGTGGCGAGTTACGTGCTCATCACGCTCGGCGGCACGGAAGCTCGCATCCGCGCCGGCGTCACCTACATCGTCGTGAGCCTCGTCTCCTCGATGATCTTCCTGGCGTCGATCGCGATGATCTACGGGGCAGTCGGCACGGTCAATATCGCGCAGATCTCGCTGCGGATGAACGAGATCCCGCCTGACGTCCAGGTGATCCTGCACGTCATGCTGCTCATCGGGTTCGGTATCAAAGCCGCAGTGTTCCCGTTGTCGTTCTGGCTGCCGGACTCCTACCCGACGGCGCCAGCGCCCGTCACGGCAGTGTTCGCGGGACTTCTCACCAAGGTCGGCGTGTATGCGATCATCCGCACCGAAACCATCATCTTCCCCGGCCCAGAGCTCAACCCGGCGCTGCTCATCGTCGCTCTGCTCACCATGGTGATCGGCGTGCTCGGTGCCGTCGCGCAGGCGGACATCAAGAGGATGCTGTCGTTCACGCTCGTCAGTCACATCGGGTACATGATCCTCGGAGTCGCGATCGGCAATGCGATCGGCACGGCTGCGGCGATCTACTACATCGTCCACCACATCATCGTGCAGGCGACCCTGTTCCTGGCCGCCGGACTCATCGAGCGGCTCGGTGGAACGACGTCCATCACCAAGCTGGGCGGGCTGCTCAAGGCATCCCCTCTCATCGCGCTGCTCTTCTTCATCCCTGCGCTGAACCTGGGCGGCATCCCGCCCTTCTCGGGGTTCATCGGCAAGCTCGCGCTCTTCCAGGCGAGCGCTGAGCTCGGCACGGCGCTCGCCTGGACGCTCGTCGGTGCTGGTGCGCTCGTGTCACTGCTCACCCTCTACGCGCTCATGCGCGTGTGGAACTTGGCGTTCTGGAGACCGGCCGCCGACGTCGAGGGGTACGAGTCGCCGATGCTGGACAACGTGCGGGAGGCGCCGGGCAACACCGACGTGAAGAAGAGCCGCAGCATCCCGAAACTCATGACCGGCGCAACCGCGGGCATGGTGCTCGTATCGCTTGCGCTCACGGTCTTCGCGGGCCCGCTCTACGGCATCAGCACGCGCGCTGGTGAGGACCTCGAGGGGCCGTCGCAGTACGTCCTCCTGGTGTTCCCCGACGGCTACGACGAGGGGGAGGCACTCAGTGAGTGA
- a CDS encoding Na(+)/H(+) antiporter subunit C has product MSVSLVLLAVMAVLYACGVYLLLERSMTKVLLGFLLVGNATNLLIITMAGKAGFAPIVAPGVDADEMTDPLPEALILTAIVITFAVSAFLMALIYRSWRLGTQDRLEDDVDDVAMRRGESIQGESHDELTSDTEFNDQTPVDVPSEEESS; this is encoded by the coding sequence ATGAGCGTCTCCCTCGTGCTCCTCGCCGTCATGGCCGTGCTCTACGCGTGCGGTGTCTACCTTCTTCTCGAGCGCAGCATGACCAAAGTGCTGCTCGGCTTTCTCCTTGTGGGCAACGCGACCAACCTCCTCATCATCACGATGGCAGGCAAGGCCGGCTTTGCGCCGATCGTCGCGCCGGGTGTCGACGCCGATGAGATGACCGACCCGCTGCCCGAGGCCCTCATCCTCACGGCGATCGTCATCACCTTCGCCGTGTCCGCCTTCCTCATGGCGCTCATCTACCGCTCGTGGCGTCTCGGCACGCAGGACCGCCTCGAGGACGATGTCGATGACGTCGCCATGCGTCGCGGTGAGTCGATCCAGGGAGAGTCCCACGACGAGCTCACGAGCGACACCGAGTTCAACGACCAAACGCCCGTCGACGTGCCATCCGAGGAGGAGTCCTCGTGA